Proteins encoded together in one Synechococcus sp. A15-62 window:
- the rodA gene encoding rod shape-determining protein RodA, which translates to MFSRRDRRRSHREWVLWGVPLGMIAIAGVLIASTQRQADYADWYHHWITAAFGVLLALGLERLPLQRLRPLLVPVYALTVISLIAVRVIGTTALGAQRWISIGGVHVQPSEFAKIAAILLVAAVLSRHPVERPIDLMRPLGVIAVPWLLVFIQPDLGTSLVFGALMLTMLYWSGMPIEWVILLLSPLVTALLSGLLPWAMGIWIPLMGVLAYRSLPWKRLAATATLAVHGAMAAVTPWLWMYGLKDYQRDRLVLFLDPSQDPLGGGYHLLQSTVGIGSGGVLGTGLLQGQLTKLRFIPEQHTDFIFSALGEETGFVGCLLVVLGFAALMARLLQIARNARTDFESLVVIGIGTMLMFQVVVNIFMTIGLGPVTGIPLPFLSYGRSAMVVNFIALGLCLSVVRQSRRSLAQLR; encoded by the coding sequence ATGTTCAGCCGACGTGACCGCCGCAGATCGCACCGGGAGTGGGTGCTCTGGGGTGTTCCGCTCGGAATGATCGCCATCGCCGGGGTGCTGATCGCCAGCACCCAACGCCAGGCGGACTATGCCGACTGGTATCACCACTGGATCACCGCGGCCTTCGGAGTGCTGCTGGCGCTGGGGTTGGAACGGCTGCCGCTGCAGCGTCTCCGGCCTCTGTTGGTTCCCGTCTACGCCCTCACGGTGATCAGCCTCATAGCGGTGCGCGTGATTGGAACCACAGCGCTGGGTGCCCAACGCTGGATCAGCATTGGCGGGGTTCATGTTCAGCCATCGGAATTCGCCAAGATCGCGGCGATCCTGCTCGTGGCAGCGGTGTTGTCGCGACACCCGGTGGAGCGACCGATTGATCTGATGCGCCCGCTGGGGGTGATTGCGGTGCCTTGGCTGCTGGTGTTCATCCAGCCTGATCTCGGCACATCCCTAGTGTTCGGAGCCCTAATGCTCACGATGCTCTATTGGTCGGGGATGCCGATCGAGTGGGTGATTCTGTTGCTGTCACCGCTGGTAACGGCCCTGCTCTCAGGCCTTCTCCCCTGGGCCATGGGGATCTGGATCCCGCTGATGGGAGTTCTCGCGTACCGCTCCCTGCCCTGGAAACGGCTGGCGGCGACAGCAACCCTGGCCGTCCATGGCGCCATGGCTGCTGTGACGCCATGGCTCTGGATGTATGGATTGAAGGACTATCAACGGGACCGTTTGGTGCTGTTTCTCGACCCCAGTCAGGATCCATTGGGCGGGGGCTATCACCTGCTCCAGAGCACCGTGGGCATCGGTTCAGGCGGCGTCTTAGGCACAGGTCTTCTTCAAGGCCAACTGACCAAGCTGCGTTTCATTCCTGAACAGCACACCGATTTCATCTTCAGCGCCCTGGGCGAGGAAACCGGTTTTGTTGGCTGTCTTCTGGTGGTTCTTGGCTTTGCAGCGTTGATGGCGCGGTTGCTCCAGATCGCGCGCAATGCCCGCACCGACTTCGAATCACTGGTGGTGATCGGGATCGGCACGATGCTGATGTTCCAGGTGGTGGTCAACATCTTCATGACCATCGGCCTCGGCCCCGTCACGGGGATCCCCCTGCCCTTCCTCAGTTATGGGCGCTCAGCCATGGTGGTGAACTTCATCGCGCTCGGCCTCTGCCTGTCGGTGGTCCGGCAAAGCCGTCGCTCCTTGGCACAACTCCGTTGA